CCGCCTATGGCCTGCGCGTGCTGGAGGACGACCGGCACCACTTCCCCGTGTACGAGGCCGTGCTCCTCTACCGCGACGACCTGGAGGCCCGGGCGCCCCTGGCGCTGAAGTCCATGCTCCGGCTGCAGGGCACGCTGACGGAGGCACGGATGGTGGACCTCAACGCCCGCGCGCGGCTGGAGCGCGTGCCGGAGGCGCGGGTGGCGTCGGACTTCCTCCGGGAGTCGCTGGGCGTGTCCACGGAGGTGCGCACGCAGGGCCGGGCCTCGCGCATCTGGCAGCGCACGCGGGAGCACCTGTTCCTGGTGACGCTGTCGCTCGCGGCGGCCATCGCGCTGGCCATCCCGCTGGGCGTCCTGGCCGCGCGCCGTCCGCGCCTGGGGCAGGGCGTGCTGGGGCTGTCCAGCGTCATCCAGACGGTGCCCTCGCTGGCGCTGCTGGTGTTCATGATTCCGCTGCTGGGCATCGGCTCGAAGCCGGCCGTCGCGGCGCTGTTCCTCTACAGCCTGCTGCCCATCGTGCGGAACACGGCGGCGGGCCTGGGAGGGATTCCGTGGGAGGTGCGCGAGTCCGCGGAGGCGCTGGGCCTGCCGTCGCGCGCGCGGCTGTGGCGCATCGAGCTGCCCATGGCGGCGCCGTCCATCCTCGCGGGCATCCAGACGGCGGCGGTCATCAACGTGGGCACGGCCACGCTGGGCGCGCTGGTGGGCGCGGGGGGCTACGGCCAGCCCATCCTCACCGGCATCCGCCTGGACGACGTGGGGCTCATCCTGGAGGGGGCGGTGCCCGCGGCGGTGCTCGCGCTGGCGGTCAGCGGCCTCTTCGAGCTCGTGGCGCGGTGGGTGGTGCCCCGGGGGCTGCGGTAGGGGCGGCTACACGGGCTCCGCGCGGGACTCGGGGGCCGACGCGGGCTGGAGGCGCGGCGCGTCCTCCGCGAGCCCCGCGGCGCACAGCCGCACCACGCACATCCAGACGCAGTCCGCGAGCAGCAGGTGGACGAGCTGCATCGCCACCGGCGCCAGCAGCACCAGGTTGATGACGCCCGCGCACAGCTGCGCGACGTACACGCCGGTGAGCAGCGTGGCCGCGCGCCGCACGTCCGGGGACGGCCTCAGCCGCGCCACGCTCCGGCCCACGAACACCAGGAGCGCGCCCAGGCCCACCGCGAACACCGGGTGCAGCACGCGCAGGCGGAGCAACAGGTGCGCCGTCTCCGACAGGTCCTGTTCGAAGCCGTGCGCGAGGCTGGTGGCGGGGAACAGCGTGTCGCCCAGCGCGGCCACCGCGCCGCTGACGCCCAGCACCAGCATGCCGACCACGCTCGCGCCCAGGAGCGCGGCCACCGCGCCCTGTCCCTGGAACGTCATGCGCGCGCGCCCCTTGGAGGCCCACACCACCAGGGTCTGCGCGCCCACCAGCAGGAAGGTGTTGGTGAGGTGCACGCCCATCCACACCGCGCGGCCCACGCGCGCGTCCTGCGCCACGTACTTGAGCAGCACGATGCCGGCGCCCACCAGGCCTTCGGTGAGCATGAACACCAGCGCCCAGAATGCCGCGCGGCGCCCGGGGTGGCCCTTGGGGAACACGCGCCGGCCCCACGCGTAGAGGGCGACGGCGAGCACCGTGGCCAGGCCGCTGGTGAGACGGTGGGTGTATTCGATGAGGGTCTGGAGGGAGGGCGCGCGCGGCACCACCTCGCCGTTGCAGACGGGCCAGTGGTCGCCGCACCCGGCTCCGGAGCCGGTGGCGCGCACGAAGGCGCCCCAGAGGATGACGCCCAGGCTGTAGACGAGCACGCCCTGGCTGAACCACTGGAAGCGGCGGGTGGCGGCGACGGGAAGGGTCATCGTGCCCTCCCAGTACCGCATCCCACCCGGAGGGGCCACCGCCCGGCGCTGGCCGCCTGCCTGCCGTGGGCCAATGGCTCAACACCTGGGCTTATGGGGCGGCGCGCGACAGTCCCCAAGGCCGGGAGAAGTTGTTAGCGTCACCGCGTGCCCCGAGACCGCGAAGCGCCGCCTGACTCCCCGTCCTCTCACGACGCGGCCGAGCGCCTGCGCCGGCTGGAGGCGGCCATCGAGGAGGGGCGGGCGCGCAAGGACGCGGCCCTGGAGGCGTGGGTGCGCCGGATGGGCCGCCTGCCCACCGACAAGGAGCGGGACCGCTGGGAGCGGGAGTGGGAGCGCGGCGCGGAGCGGGAGCGCCAGCGCTGGGAGAAGCAGTGGGAGCGCGAGTCCAAGGACGCCCTGCGTCGCGCGGAGCGGCAGGCCAAGCGCGACGCCTATGTCGCCCAGCAACAGGCGCACCGCGACGCGAAGCGCGCGGAGAAGGCTGCCCGCGAGGAGGCGTCGCGCAACCCGGTGGTGGGCGTGGGCCTGCTCGTCGTGGCGCTGGCGTGCGTGGCCACGGTGGTGAAGTCGCCGCAGCAGTACTGGTGGCTCCTGTTCGTGGCGCTCGCGTTCTTCAAGCGGGCGGCGAAACACCTGCGCGCGCACAACAACCCGCTGCTGACGCGCGTGGAGGAGCCGACCGCGCCGGTGCCGCGGCGAGCGGAGGTGCCAGTGGCGCCGGTGGCGCCGGTGGATCCTCGCCTCACGCGCGTGGACGCCGTCTGCGAGAAGCTGCTGGCGGAGCTGCGCAAGGGGCCGGGGGTGTTGCAGGAGATGGTGCGCTCGCCGGAGCGCACCGTGCAGGACCTGCGGAAGAGCTGCCATGAGCTGGTGCGCCGCGAGCACGAGCTGCGCACGGTGGCGCCGCCGGAGGACGTGCAGCGGCTGGCGGAGGAGCGCAAGAAGCTGGAGACGCGCTGGGCCGCCGAAGAGGACGTCGTGGTGCGCGACCGGCTGCGCGCGGCGTTGCAGGTGTTGGACGAGCAGGTGCGCCAGCGCGCGGAGCTGACGAAGGCGGCGGACCGGCTGGAGGCCGAGTTCATGCGGCTGTCGTACACGCTGGAGAACCTCTACGCGCAGGTGCTGCGGGTGCGCTCGGCGGACGCGGCGGACGCGGACGTGGCGGGCGCGGGCCTGCGCGACAGCGTGGAGCAGCTGGGCGCGGAGGTGGACGCCGTCACCACCGCGCTGGAAGAGGTGCACGGCGCGCCCATGGATGGCCGGGTGCGCACGCGCTGACGGGCGTTATTCGCCCGCGTGCTTCGGCGGCGGCGCGCTCCCGGCCGCGCCGCTGATGCGGACGGTCTTCGCGTTGACGAACTCGCGGATGCCCAGGTCCGCCAGCTCGCGGCCGTGGCCGGAGTGCTTCACGCCGCCGAAGGGCAGGCGCGCGTCGGAGGCGACGAGCGCGTTGACGAACACCATGCCGGCCTCGATGCCGTCGATGAACCGGCGCTGCTCGTTCGCGTCCTGGGTCCAGACGCTGGCGCCCAGGCCGAAGGGGGTCGCGTTGGCCAGCTCCACGGCGTGCTCCAGGTCGCGGGCGCGCAGGAGCGTGGCCACCGGGCCGAACAGCTCGTCATGGAAGGCGGGGGCCTTGGGGGGCGGGTCGGCCAGCACGGTGGGGGGATAGAAGTTGCCGGGGCCGCTCAGGGGCTCGCCGCCCAGGAGCAGCCGGGCGCCGGCCTTCACGCTGTCGCGCACCTGGGCGTGCAGGCCTTGCAGGATGCCGGGGGTGGCGAGCGGCCCCACGTCCGTCTTGGGGTCCATGGGGTCGCCGACCACCATGGTCTTCATGCGCTCCACGAAGCGGCGTTCGAACTGCTGGGCGATGGGCTCCGCGACGATGAAGCGCTTGGCGGCGATGCAGGACTGGCCGTTGTTGATGAGGCGCGCGGACACGGCGGTCTGGACGGCCTTGTCCAGGTCCGCGCTGGGCATGACGATGAACGGGTCGCTGCCGCCCAGCTCCAGCACGACCTTCTTGATGGCGCGGCCCGCGGCGGCGCCCACGGCGCGGCCCGCGCCCTCGCTGCCGGTGAGGGTGACGGCCTTCACGCGCGGATCCTCGATGACGCGGTTCACGTCCGAGGTCTCGATGAACAGGGATTGGAAGGCGCCTTCGGGGAAGCCGGCGGTGCGGAAGAGCTCCTCCAGGGCGATGGCGCACTGGGGCACGTTGCTGGCGTGCTTGAGCAGGCCGACGTTGCCGGCCATGAGGGCGGGGGCGGCGAAGCGCACGACCTGCCAGAAGGGGAAGTTCCACGGCATGATGGCGAGCACGGGCCCCAGGGGCTGGTAGCGCACGAAGGCGGTGTCGCCATCCACGTCGATGGGGGTGTCGCGCAGCAGCTTCTCCGCGCGGGTGACGTAGTAGCGGCACGCGGTGGCGCTCTTGATGGACTCGGCCTTGGCGGCTTCGAGGGGCTTGCCCATCTCCTCCGTCATCATGCGGCCGAAGCGGTCGGCCTCGACTTCGAGGATTTCGGCGGCGCGGCGCATCCAGCGGGCGCGGTCGGCGAAGGACGTCTCGCGGTAGGCGCGGAACGTGTCCGCGGCCCGTTGCAGCTTGCGCTCCAGTTGCTCGGCGGAGAGCGCATCGAACGTGCGCAGCGTCTTGCCCGTGGTGGGGCTGATGGTGGCGATGGCCATGTGCGGGTGCCTCCCGGGTGCGAGGCCCCGGTGATAGCAGCCCGCACGGCGCGGACAATGCCCACCGCACCCGAGCGTCCAGGGGCGTACGGCGGGCGCCACGGGCTCAGGACTTCAGGACGATGGGCGACAGCGCATCCGACTGGAGCGCCAGCATGAAGGCGCCGAAGTCCTCCGCGAGGAGGTGGAGGCTGTTCGTGCCTGTCCGGGCATGCGCATCCCAGTAGAACACCCGCCCTGCTTCAGCACCGGCCACCGACAGGCAGAGCTTGTCGGCGCCTTCCGTTGTTGCGATGGGGAGCAGCCCGGGCGGAAGGCGGTCTTGGAAGACCTGGAGGTTCCAATCGAGGTTGCTGGACTCGACGGGGTCGTTCAGTCCGAAGAAGAAGTGGATCCGGCCGACCGGGTTGCCGGGCAGTCCCCGGAGCTTGAAGAGATCGCGCTCGGGCCGGCCGCCGTTGGTCGCCAGCAGGAACTCCCGATGGGGAAGCGGGAGCGCGAGTTTGTAGCGCTGCTCGAACGCATCGACGTCGCGCGCATCCAGCGGGGGCCCGCCCTCGGTTGTCCACACGGGCTGAGCCATGAGAGACCTCCCGAGAAACCACCAGTGTGTCCCGTCCGGGCATGAATATCCGTGGGAACCAGTTGGAGCGTCGTCCGGTCCTGATGGTGATGCCAGGTCATTCTCTTGGGCGTCTCTCTCAAGCCTGCGGCCTTGTTCGCGGCGGCGAACTCCCCGGCACGGGAACCAGGATCGGGAATCTTCACTTCGGCCTTCACGACTCCGGCGGCCCTGAAGTCCGGATATCCCTCCGCGTCGAATGGAGCCCCCGTCGCAGGGTGCTGCTTGCCCGCCAGATGCACGTTCCGGATGGGGGCGTCCGTGGAGTACCCATTCGTGGGAACCCTTGAACCAGGCTTCGTCGCAGGAGGCCGTCGTCGCTCGCGATGCGCCTCCGCCAGGAGCGCCTGGGCTTTCGTCCCGTTGCCCCGGGCCTCATGGAGGGCAAGGACTCCCGCTTCGCCCCACTCCGCGGCGAGGTATGCGCTCTCCCGGCGGGAAGAGCATGGTCAAGTCCCTAGCAGCCGCTGAAGGACCTCTCGGAGCGTAGGCAGGTACTGCCCTGAAACCTCCACATGGAATCCACCGTCGACGCCAAGCGCATTCGATGCCTGTTCGTCGAGTTGGACTTCGATTGAGTTTTCACCGACCCTCCACTTTGTTACGCCACCATAGTGACAAGCCCCGCTCTCCGTACACAGGCAGTAGGTATCCATTCCGTTTGCTCGATCTTGCTCGTCGAACGAGAGGGCTTTCTGGATCTCAAGGCGCATGCCAGTCCCGTCGTGCCGCTCCGCAAGAACAACTGCATATGTGTTGATATCCTGCATCTCATCGGCACTGACTGCATCTGCATGGAATCTCCGCATGTCATCTTCCTCCTGTGGTCCAGATTTTCTGTTCCCAGAGGGAACGGCTCGTCGCTCCAGACTCCGATGTCGCCTTGTTTATCGCCCCCTTGCAAGACAGATAAGATGGATGTGAGTCATCAATAATTATCGCATCATCCGACTGGAGCGGAATGCCGCGTGCCGCACGAGCCTCCGTATGTGTAGCCACGGCAGATAAAGAAAATCCGAGCGCAGATCCTTCTGCGGTCATTCCTCCGCTGGTCAGGGTATCTGCATGCGCAACGTGTCCATCTCGATACACCGTCACGTTGGCGACGTGAGGACCACGGCCCGAGCGAAACCCGATGCGCGACTGGTTGTGAACCCACGCAGCCACCTGCCCAATGAAGTAGGTATGGGCTTGCTCCACCTCGAAGTTGAAGACCGTCGTCAGGTCAGAAGCCGTGCCGATAGACACCACCCGCGCCGACGCTCCCGAGGCAGTGTAGACCCTGTCGCCGGACTTGAGTTGCTGGGCCTCCGTCCAGCCTTGGCCCTCGACGCCGAATGGGTGCTCCGCCGTTACGCCAACTTCCTCACGAACTCTGTCTTTCCCCTCCAGTACAGCGGGTCGCGCTGCCCGGGCCATGCGCTGCCTGAATCCGTTTCGAACGGCGCGGAGGCGCAGGTCAGGGGCAGCGTGAGAATGCATGCCAGCGACCACGCCTCGTGTCGCTGGGGAGTCCACGGTCCCTTCGCCAACATGGGTGCTCCTGGAGATGCCTCGGGAAAGCCAGCCGCGTGCATCGTGCGCAGGCCATGCCTTCGGGCGCGCCGTGACCGAACGATGACCGAACCACCGGGTGCCCACGGCCAATGTCCTCCCGGGCCCGTGGTCCCATGGTGTCCAACTCGCGGACGCAAGGGAGGCATTGCATGGGCATGGCCGTGGGAGGCCGGGGCGGAGTGAAGGCGGACATCAACGTCACGCCCCTGGTGGACGTGGTGCTGGTGCTGCTCATCATCTTCATGGTCGTGACACCGCTGTCCCAGCAGGGCCAGGACGTCGCGCTGCCCGCCGCCGCGCAGGGTGAACACCACGACACCCCTCCTGAGCCGCTCGTCTTCTCCGTCACCGCGGACAAGGCGCTGTACGTCGGGAAGGACGCCATCCCGGACGCCGCGCGCTTCCAGGCCCGCGTGCGGGAGGAGCTGCGCACGCAGCCCGAACGCCGGCTCCTCCTCAAGGCGGATGAAACCCTGACGTGCGGTGACGTGCTCGGCGTCCTTCAACAGTCACGGGATGCGGGAGCGCGGAAGGTGTCCCTGGGCGTCGCGGTGAAGAAGAACTGAGGAACACGTCCATGCACAGACTCTCCAGACGACCGGTCGTCGTGAAGCCCCAGTCCGGACTCCAGTCGGACATCAACGTCACGCCCCTGGTGGACGTGGTGCTGGTGCTGCTCATCATCTTCATGGTCGTCACGCCGCTGATGCGCCGGGAACTCCCGCTCCAGCTCCCCACCCAGGACACCGCCCCCGCGGACGCTCCGACGTCAGCGGAGCCCGCCCCCGGCCTCGTGCGCCTCACCGCGGAAGGAACGCTGCTCCTGGAGGGCGAGCCCGTGAGCGAAGCCGACTACGTGCCTCGGCTGCGCCGCTTCCTGGAGGCCCGCCCGCGCGGCCAGCGCGGCCTGTTCTTCCAGCCTGACGCCCGCGCCCCCTACGCGCGGCTGGTGGTGGCGCTCGACGGCGCGAAGTCCGCCGGCGCCGAGGCGCTGGGGCTCGCCGTGGACTCCCCCTGAGCCGCGTGTTCGACACTCCCGCGTGAATGCCGGTGGCCCGCACGCGCGCCGCGTCCTATGTCACCGCCATGGCGCGCAGGCCGTGGCGGTGGCTGTCGGGTTGGGACGTGATGGTGACGCGGCCGCTCGCGCTGCTGTTGCTCGTGATGGCGTGCGTCCTGGGCTTCGTCGCCCTGTCCGACGAAGTGACCGAGGGCGAGACCCAGGACCTCGACGAGCGCATCGTGCGCGCCCTGCGCCGCCCGGAGGACCCCGCGCTTCCCCGGGGCCCCTGGTGGCTCGCGGAGACCGCGCGCGACGTGACGTCGCTGGGCGGCGCGCCCGTGCTGTCGCTCATCACCGTGGCCGTGTGCGGCTTCCTGCTGGTGGCCCGCCGCTACCGCACGTGCCTGTTCGTCTTCACCGCGACCGTGACGGGGTGGCTGCTCAACGGCCTGCTCAAGAACGTCTTCAACCGCCCGCGCCCCTCCGTGGTGCCCCACCTCACCGAGACCCTGTCCACCAGCTTCCCCAGCGGCCACGCGATGCTGTCCGCCATCACCTACCTCACGCTGGGCTCGCTGCTGGCCCAGTTCGCTGAACAGCGGCGCGTGAAGGTCTACCTGCTCACCGTGGCCCTGCTCCTGTCCATCCTCGTGGGCTGCACCCGCGTCTACCTGGGCGTGCACTACCCCACGGACGTGCTGGGCGGCTGGGTGGCCGGCCTCGCCTGGGCCCTGTTCACCACCGTCGCCGCCCGGGGCCTGCGCCGCCGCAGCCCCGCGCTGCGCGAGGAGGCCCATCGCCCCGTGGAATGAGGCTTGCGCCCACGGCCCCCTCGCAGGATGAAGGGCCCGTGCCTCCCGTGTCCCCGTCTCCCGTGAACGCCCGCCCTCCTTCCCCGTCCCCGAGGCGCGCATGATTCAAGCGTGGCTGTGGCGGCTGGGCCTGGGACGCGGCCGGGTGCACGTCTTCTACGACGAGTCCTACCGCCTGCCCCTCTCCGGCATCGAGTCCTCCGTGGGCATCGAGCCGCGCGGCACCGACTTCACCACCTGGTACCTGCTGGAGGCCGGCGTGGTGCGCGCCGCGGACGTCCGCCACCCCGTGCCGGTGTCCTACGCCCAGCTCGCGCGCGTGCACGACGCCCGCTACCTGGAGTCCCTCTCCGACCCCGCGACGCTCGCGCGCATCTACGCCACCGACCCGTCGGAGGTCCCCGTGGACGCGCTGCTCGACAGCGTGCGCACCGTGTGCGGCGGCACGCTGGGGGCGGCGCGGCTGGCGCTCGCGCGGCAGGGCCCCGTGGTCAACATGGCCGGCGGCTTCCACCACGCCCGGCCGGACCGGGGCGGCGGCTTCTGCACCGTCAATGACATCGCCGTCGCCGTCGCGGACCTGCGCGCCGCGGGCTTCGACGGCTCCGTGGCCGTGCTGGACCTGGACGCGCACCCGCCGGATGGCACCGCCGCGTGTCTCGCCGGACAGCCGAAGGTCTGGATCGGCTCCGTGTCCGGCAGCGACTGGGGCGTGCTCCCCGTCGGCGTGGACGAGACGCGCGTGCCGGATGGCTGCGACGACGCCACCTACGTGCAGAAGGTGAAGGAGATGCTGGCGCGCATGCCCCACTCCGACATCACCTTCGTCATCGCCGGCGGAGACGTGTTGTCCGGGGACCGCTTCGGCCGCGTGGGCATCACGCTCCAGGGCGCGCGCAAGCGCGACGTGGCCATCGCCTCGGCGCTGCGGGGACGGGCCAGCGTGTGGCTGCCCGGCGGCGGCTACCACGCCGAGTCCTGGAAGCTGTTCGCGGGCACGGTGCTGGTGCTCGCGGGCCTGGGCCACCAGCGCATCACCGCCCGGTATGATCCGCTGAGCGCGCGCTTCCAGCGCATCGCGCACCTGCTGGACCCGGAGACGGCGCACTCCCCGAGCGCGACCCCCGGCTGGGAACCGCTCACGCTGGAGGACCTGGAGGGCCCGCTGCGGCTGGGCCCGGAGGTGCAGCCGCGCGTGCTGGGCCACTACACCGCCCAGGGCATCGAGTACGCGCTCTTCCGCTACGGCCTGCTGTCGTACGTGGAGCGCCTGGGCTACAGCCGCCTGCGCGTGGAGGTGTCCTCCACCGGCGGCACCGGCGACCGCATCAAGGTGCTGGGCCACGCGGGCGGCCGTGAGCACCTGCTGTCGGACGCCGTGCTGGAGAAGAAGGTCCTCCAGGGGGAGACCTTCCTCTTCGCCAACTGGCTCTCCCTGCGCCACCCGCGCGCCCGCTTCAGCGACACGCGCCCGCAGCTGCCCGGACAGGAGGTGCCCGGCCTGGGCCTGTCTCGCGAGACCACGGAGGTGCTGCTCGCCATGGCCCAGCGCCTGGGGCTCGCGGGCGTGGCCTTCCGGCCCATGTGGTTCCACCTGGCCGTCGTCGCGCGGGGCCGCTTCCACTTCTCCACCCCGGAGCGCCAGGGCCGCTTCGAGGCGCTGATGCGCGACCTGTCCGCGCTCTCCCTCGTGGAGGCCACCCACGCCGTCGCCGATGGCCGCGTGCGCCTGGACGGCCAGCCGTACCCGTGGGAGCCGGACGACATGCTCTGCCGCCTGCTCCCCACGCCCCTGGACGCGGACGCCGTGGCGAGGGAGCGCGAGCGCTGCCACTTCACCGTGGCGCCCGCCTCCGGCTGAACCCGGCGCCGTGGTAGTCAGGACGGCGTGGACCTGGAAGCGCGACGCCGTGAACAACACAAGCTGCGGCTGTCGTGGATGCCGTGGCTCTACTTCAGCCTCAAGCCGCGTCACCGCGAGTGGGCGGAGGCCTGGCAGCGCGAGGTGCAGGACCGCCTGCGCGCGCTGGAGACCGTCGACATCGCGGAGGGATGTTTCATCGCCCCGGAGGCGCGCATCTTCGCGGAGCCCGGCCGCACCGTGCGCATCGGGCCCGGGTGCAGCATTGGCGCGGACGCCTTCGTGCACGGACCGGTGGTGCTGGGGCCGCGCGTGAGCCTCAACGCGCGCGTCAGCCTGGACGGCGGCGCGTGCGGCATCCGCATCGGCGAGGGCAGCCGCGTCGCCACCGGCGCCACCCTCTACGCCTTCGACCACGGCCTCGCGCCGGACCGCCCCGTGCGCGACCAGCCCGTCACGTCCAGGGGCATCGTGATCGGCGACGACGTCTGGGTGGGCGCCAACGCGGGCATCACCGACGGCGTCACCGTGGGCGACCACGCGGTGATTGCCATGGGCGCCGTCGTCACCCGCGACGTGCCCCCGTGGGCCATCGTCGGGGGCGTGCCTGCTCGCCTGCTCGGCGACCGTCGTCAACGCCCTCGTTCTGGAATCCCAGGGGGTTGGGAGCCCCCGGACTCCGATGGAAACCCCTGAGTCCTCGGTGGGTCCATTGACTTTGAAACATTCGAGCGCCCTATGCTTCGGTCCGCGCTGAAACGGAGAGAGGGCGGACACCCGGACGGACCGGCTGGGTCGGCCTCTTTTTCATGTATTGGCCCGTTTCATCCGTGATGAAGGAGGCCGCGGTGTCGCAGGAGCAACGCGAGACGGGGAGCGCCGCTGCTCCGGAGCAGGCCTCCATGGCGAGCGCCCTCGTGGACACCCGCCGCTTCCAGCGGGCCGGTTCGCTCCTGCGCGAGGTGCTCTTCGAGCTGGATGCGGCCGGCCGCCTGGTCCTCGCGAGCCCCGCGTGGGAGCGGCTGGTCGGAATGTCCGCGGGCGCGTGGACGGGCCGCGCGCTGGTGGACCTGTTCCACCCGGAGGACCGGGATCAGGCGCGCGCGCTGCTGCGCACGGCCACCTCGCGCATCGACGTGCCGACGCGGCTGGAGCTGCGGCTCGCGGGGGGCGCGCAGCCGCGCTGGGTGGAGGTGTCCGCCACGGGAGATCCCGAGCACCTGGGCGGTGTGTTGGGCACGCTGGTGGACGTCACCCCGCGCCGGATGGCGGAGGAGGCCGCCACCACGCGCGAGCGCTACCTGGGCGCGATGGTGGAGGTGCAGCGGCGGTTGCTGGCGCCGGAGACCTCCGGGGATTTGTACAACGCCATCCTGGAGCCGCTGGGCCGCGTCGCGGGCGCCAGCCGCGCCTACGTCTTCGAGTTCCACCGCGAGGCCAACGGCCGGATCCTCCAGTCCCAGCGGGCGGAGTGGGCCGCGCCCGGCGTCTCGCGCGAGCTGGAGAACCCGGACACGCAGGCCTGGCCGGTGGACGAGGCCTTCCGGCTGCACCAGCTGGAGCAGCTGCACCGCGGGGAGCCGGTGCAGGGCCGGCCGGAGGACTTCGGGGACGGCACGGCGCCGGTGCTGCTGGCGCAGGGCATCCGCTCGCTGCTGGTCCTGCCCCTGTTCGTGCACGGGGAGCCGTTCGGCTTCATCGGCTTCGACAACTGCGACGACGCGCGGCCCTGGTCGCACGTGGAGGTGAACCTGCTGTCCGGCGCCGCGGGCGCGCTGTCGCTGGCGCTGGAGCAGCACACGACGGACGCGCTGCGCGTGCGCACGGAGACCGCGCTGCGGCGCACGGAGGCGGGCTTCCACCTGCTCATCGAGGGCTTCCCGGATCCGGTGGTGGTGCACACGACGGACGGGATGCTCCTGTCGGTGAACCCGGCCATGGCCAAGTACCTGGGCTACCAGGACCCCGCGGAGCTGCTGGGGCGGCACCTGCTGGGGCTGGTGCGGCGCGAGGACCAGGAGGTGGCGCGCCGCCACCTGGAGGAAGCGCAGGACGGGGCGCTGGCGGCCCGCTCGCACGAGGTGCCGCTGGTGCGCCGCGACGGGCAGGTGGTGAGCGCGGACCTGGTGACGCTGGGCGTGCTCTTCGACGGCGTGCCCGCGCGCGTGACGGTGGCGCGCGACTTCACCGAGCGAAAGCACATCCAGGCGAAGCTCATGCTGGGGGACCGGCTGGCCTCCATGGGCATGCTGGCCGCGGGCATCGCGCACGAGCTGAACAACCCGCTGTCCTACGTGCTGTCCAACCTGGAGTTCCTGCACCGCGCGCTGGGCCCCATGCCCCGGCCCCTGGGGGCGGAGGAGCTGCTGGAATACCAACAGGTGCTGGACGACGCGCGCGAAGGCTCCGAGCGGATGCGGCAGATCGTCCGCCAGCTCAAGGTCTTCTCCCGCGTG
This Corallococcus silvisoli DNA region includes the following protein-coding sequences:
- a CDS encoding PAS domain S-box protein; its protein translation is MSQEQRETGSAAAPEQASMASALVDTRRFQRAGSLLREVLFELDAAGRLVLASPAWERLVGMSAGAWTGRALVDLFHPEDRDQARALLRTATSRIDVPTRLELRLAGGAQPRWVEVSATGDPEHLGGVLGTLVDVTPRRMAEEAATTRERYLGAMVEVQRRLLAPETSGDLYNAILEPLGRVAGASRAYVFEFHREANGRILQSQRAEWAAPGVSRELENPDTQAWPVDEAFRLHQLEQLHRGEPVQGRPEDFGDGTAPVLLAQGIRSLLVLPLFVHGEPFGFIGFDNCDDARPWSHVEVNLLSGAAGALSLALEQHTTDALRVRTETALRRTEAGFHLLIEGFPDPVVVHTTDGMLLSVNPAMAKYLGYQDPAELLGRHLLGLVRREDQEVARRHLEEAQDGALAARSHEVPLVRRDGQVVSADLVTLGVLFDGVPARVTVARDFTERKHIQAKLMLGDRLASMGMLAAGIAHELNNPLSYVLSNLEFLHRALGPMPRPLGAEELLEYQQVLDDAREGSERMRQIVRQLKVFSRVDDAHDEPVDLHRVLDSVTQMAASEIRPRARLVKQYGAVPAVRANEGKLFQVFLNLVINAAHAIPEGLTDEHEIRLVTRVDGDGRVVVDVRDTGRGIAPELIRRIFDPFFTTKAPGQGTGLGLSICDTIVRALGGSIGVESTPGHGATFRVTLHAAASRPARVA
- a CDS encoding histone deacetylase family protein; amino-acid sequence: MIQAWLWRLGLGRGRVHVFYDESYRLPLSGIESSVGIEPRGTDFTTWYLLEAGVVRAADVRHPVPVSYAQLARVHDARYLESLSDPATLARIYATDPSEVPVDALLDSVRTVCGGTLGAARLALARQGPVVNMAGGFHHARPDRGGGFCTVNDIAVAVADLRAAGFDGSVAVLDLDAHPPDGTAACLAGQPKVWIGSVSGSDWGVLPVGVDETRVPDGCDDATYVQKVKEMLARMPHSDITFVIAGGDVLSGDRFGRVGITLQGARKRDVAIASALRGRASVWLPGGGYHAESWKLFAGTVLVLAGLGHQRITARYDPLSARFQRIAHLLDPETAHSPSATPGWEPLTLEDLEGPLRLGPEVQPRVLGHYTAQGIEYALFRYGLLSYVERLGYSRLRVEVSSTGGTGDRIKVLGHAGGREHLLSDAVLEKKVLQGETFLFANWLSLRHPRARFSDTRPQLPGQEVPGLGLSRETTEVLLAMAQRLGLAGVAFRPMWFHLAVVARGRFHFSTPERQGRFEALMRDLSALSLVEATHAVADGRVRLDGQPYPWEPDDMLCRLLPTPLDADAVARERERCHFTVAPASG
- a CDS encoding phosphatase PAP2 family protein → MARRPWRWLSGWDVMVTRPLALLLLVMACVLGFVALSDEVTEGETQDLDERIVRALRRPEDPALPRGPWWLAETARDVTSLGGAPVLSLITVAVCGFLLVARRYRTCLFVFTATVTGWLLNGLLKNVFNRPRPSVVPHLTETLSTSFPSGHAMLSAITYLTLGSLLAQFAEQRRVKVYLLTVALLLSILVGCTRVYLGVHYPTDVLGGWVAGLAWALFTTVAARGLRRRSPALREEAHRPVE
- a CDS encoding acyltransferase, whose product is MDLEARRREQHKLRLSWMPWLYFSLKPRHREWAEAWQREVQDRLRALETVDIAEGCFIAPEARIFAEPGRTVRIGPGCSIGADAFVHGPVVLGPRVSLNARVSLDGGACGIRIGEGSRVATGATLYAFDHGLAPDRPVRDQPVTSRGIVIGDDVWVGANAGITDGVTVGDHAVIAMGAVVTRDVPPWAIVGGVPARLLGDRRQRPRSGIPGGWEPPDSDGNP